A genomic stretch from Nitrobacter winogradskyi Nb-255 includes:
- a CDS encoding xanthine dehydrogenase family protein molybdopterin-binding subunit yields the protein MAPVKFGIGQSVRRKEDDAFIRGKGRYTDDHAPPDALHALMLRSPHAHAAYRIDVSRACRLPGVALILTATDVADLGGLPCQVELPDQPFIAPPYPILPKDEVRHVGDAIAFVVADTVERARDALEAIEVEWTPLASVVGVADAVRDGAPQVWPDHAGNVLFDVSLGDRKAADAAFAAADAVAEISIVNPRVVTNYMETRAAVCVYDARRDHLTLTVGSQGSHRLREILCENVLGIPLEKMRVICPDVGGGFGTKLFPYREYALIAVAAKKLHTAIRWTAERSDHFVGDSQGRDNVTTARMALAGDGRFLGMDVDLMGDMGAYLSTFGPDIPYSGAGMLPGLYDIQAFHCRVRAVFTNTVPVDAYRGAGRPEAAYVVERLVDAAARKIGMTPDAIRRKNFIPPEAMPYRTATGKIYDSGDFAAHMARAMEIAKWREFAGRAEAAKERGLVRGIGLATYVEVCGTMGRERADVRLDANGDVTVLIGTQSTGQGHATAYAQIIADQFGIPPERVHMKQGDTDVVTTGLGTGGSSSIPSGGVSVERATRKLGVRLREIASEALETSAADLEISDGSIRIAGTDRFVSFADLAKRADLSKLTADESFSSADGTYPNGTHVVEVEIDPATGKIELVNYVVVDDFGVTLNPLLLAGQVHGGAMQGIGQALMEQTVYDADGQLVTGTLMDYAVPRAADGVSITFETRNVPCATNPLGIKGAGEAGAIGSCPAVVNAIIDGLWREYGIDHIDMPATPERVWTAIRDAQRRL from the coding sequence ATGGCTCCCGTCAAGTTCGGCATAGGCCAGAGCGTCCGGCGCAAGGAAGACGACGCCTTCATTCGCGGCAAGGGGCGCTATACCGACGATCACGCGCCGCCCGATGCGCTACATGCGCTGATGCTGCGCTCACCCCATGCTCATGCGGCGTACAGGATCGATGTGTCGCGCGCCTGTCGCTTGCCGGGGGTTGCCCTGATCCTCACCGCGACAGATGTCGCCGATCTCGGGGGCCTGCCCTGTCAGGTCGAGTTGCCGGACCAGCCTTTCATTGCGCCGCCATATCCTATCCTGCCGAAGGATGAAGTGCGGCATGTCGGGGACGCCATCGCTTTTGTGGTGGCCGATACGGTCGAGCGCGCGCGCGACGCGCTGGAGGCGATCGAGGTCGAGTGGACGCCGCTGGCCTCCGTCGTCGGCGTTGCCGATGCCGTGAGGGATGGCGCGCCTCAGGTGTGGCCCGATCACGCCGGCAACGTTTTGTTCGACGTTTCGCTCGGCGACAGGAAGGCGGCCGATGCCGCTTTCGCCGCGGCGGATGCCGTGGCCGAGATTTCGATCGTCAACCCGCGCGTCGTCACCAACTATATGGAGACGCGCGCCGCGGTCTGCGTGTACGACGCGAGGCGAGACCATCTGACCTTGACGGTCGGCAGCCAGGGCAGCCATCGCCTGCGTGAGATTCTCTGCGAGAACGTGCTGGGGATACCGCTGGAAAAGATGCGCGTGATCTGTCCCGATGTCGGCGGCGGATTCGGCACCAAGCTGTTTCCCTATCGCGAATATGCGCTGATCGCGGTCGCCGCGAAGAAACTTCACACGGCGATCAGATGGACGGCGGAGAGGTCGGACCATTTCGTCGGCGACTCGCAGGGGCGCGACAACGTCACCACCGCGCGCATGGCGCTGGCCGGCGACGGCAGGTTCCTCGGCATGGATGTCGATCTGATGGGAGATATGGGCGCCTATCTATCGACCTTCGGTCCCGACATTCCCTATAGCGGGGCCGGGATGCTACCGGGCCTCTACGATATCCAGGCATTTCATTGCCGTGTCCGCGCGGTGTTCACCAACACCGTGCCGGTCGATGCCTATCGCGGCGCAGGCCGGCCCGAGGCGGCCTATGTCGTGGAGCGGCTGGTCGATGCCGCGGCACGCAAGATCGGCATGACGCCGGATGCGATCCGGCGCAAAAACTTCATTCCGCCGGAGGCGATGCCGTACAGGACCGCGACGGGCAAGATCTATGACTCCGGCGATTTCGCGGCCCACATGGCGCGCGCGATGGAGATCGCGAAATGGCGGGAGTTTGCCGGCCGGGCCGAGGCTGCAAAAGAGCGGGGCCTTGTTCGTGGCATCGGTTTGGCCACCTATGTCGAGGTCTGCGGCACCATGGGGCGCGAGCGGGCGGATGTGCGGCTTGACGCCAACGGCGACGTTACGGTGCTGATCGGCACGCAATCAACCGGGCAGGGCCATGCCACCGCCTATGCGCAGATTATCGCCGATCAGTTCGGGATACCTCCCGAGCGGGTTCACATGAAGCAGGGCGATACCGATGTGGTCACCACCGGACTCGGTACCGGCGGATCGAGTTCGATTCCCTCCGGCGGCGTCAGCGTCGAGCGGGCAACCCGCAAGCTCGGCGTCAGACTTCGGGAGATCGCGTCCGAGGCGCTCGAAACCAGCGCCGCCGACCTTGAGATCAGCGACGGTTCGATCCGTATCGCCGGCACGGACCGCTTCGTTTCCTTCGCCGACCTCGCGAAGCGCGCTGATCTGTCGAAGCTGACCGCCGACGAGAGTTTCAGCAGCGCCGACGGCACTTATCCCAACGGCACCCATGTCGTGGAAGTCGAGATCGATCCGGCGACTGGAAAGATCGAGTTGGTGAATTACGTGGTGGTCGACGATTTCGGCGTGACGTTGAATCCATTGCTTCTGGCGGGGCAGGTCCATGGCGGCGCCATGCAGGGCATCGGCCAGGCGCTTATGGAGCAGACGGTCTATGATGCGGATGGGCAGCTTGTCACCGGAACGTTGATGGATTATGCGGTGCCGCGCGCGGCCGACGGGGTCTCGATCACATTCGAGACCCGCAACGTTCCCTGCGCCACCAATCCTCTCGGGATCAAGGGAGCAGGCGAGGCGGGCGCCATCGGTTCCTGCCCGGCGGTGGTCAATGCCATCATCGATGGTTTGTGGCGGGAGTACGGAATCGACCACATCGACATGCCTGCGACTCCGGAACGGGTCTGGACGGCGATCCGGGACGCTCAGCGACGCTTGTGA
- a CDS encoding CHRD domain-containing protein codes for MQANTGLLAVLTLAVAVTIAGQASAEKLKAMLNGASEVPPNTSKGSGTLDAHYDAASKKLAWKLTYSGLTGPVTAAHFHGPADVGQNAGIVVTIPEATSSPSEGSATLTDAQAADLLAGRYYVNVHTADHPGGEIRGQVTK; via the coding sequence ATGCAAGCCAACACGGGTCTTCTCGCCGTCCTCACCCTCGCCGTCGCTGTCACAATCGCGGGTCAGGCGTCCGCCGAAAAGCTGAAAGCCATGCTGAACGGCGCATCCGAAGTGCCCCCCAACACCAGCAAAGGCAGCGGGACGCTTGACGCTCACTATGATGCCGCGTCCAAAAAGCTGGCCTGGAAGCTGACCTATTCCGGTCTGACCGGTCCGGTAACGGCCGCACATTTCCATGGGCCGGCGGACGTCGGCCAGAATGCGGGCATTGTAGTTACGATCCCCGAAGCGACGTCCAGCCCGTCGGAAGGCAGCGCCACGCTGACCGACGCCCAAGCCGCTGACCTGCTGGCCGGCAGGTATTATGTCAACGTCCATACCGCGGACCATCCCGGCGGCGAAATCCGCGGGCAGGTCACGAAGTAG
- a CDS encoding Lrp/AsnC ligand binding domain-containing protein, which translates to MVPFFVQFKCKLGQSYAVANALAEAEIASEIYSTAGDYDLLAKFYVDNATDIGHFINEKVQVIPGIQDTHTIITFKAFGAK; encoded by the coding sequence ATGGTCCCCTTCTTCGTTCAGTTCAAGTGCAAGCTCGGCCAATCCTACGCTGTCGCCAACGCGCTTGCCGAAGCCGAGATCGCCTCGGAAATTTATTCCACCGCCGGGGACTACGACCTGCTGGCGAAGTTCTATGTCGATAACGCCACCGACATCGGGCACTTCATCAACGAAAAGGTGCAGGTCATTCCCGGCATTCAGGACACCCACACCATCATCACCTTCAAGGCGTTCGGGGCGAAGTAA
- the thiD gene encoding bifunctional hydroxymethylpyrimidine kinase/phosphomethylpyrimidine kinase, whose protein sequence is MTVPVALTIAGSDSSGGAGIQADLKTFAALGVYGASVITALTAQNTQGVAAIHHVPAHFVTAQIDAVFGDLDVGALKIGMVAQVAVIDAIAAGLSRWAPAHVVLDPVMVATSGAHLLESDAIEALRSMLVPRAQLLTPNLPEAAVLLDEPVAGGETDIVRQGQRLLELGCAAVLIKGGHMHGPESIDYLVTRQGAMTFAAPRAVTRNTHGTGCSLSSAIAAGLAKGDGMETAVRGAKAYVTAAIAAGDRLNIGRGHGPIHHFHQFEHFRF, encoded by the coding sequence ATGACAGTCCCTGTTGCCTTGACCATCGCCGGCTCCGATTCCAGCGGCGGCGCGGGAATCCAGGCCGACCTCAAGACATTCGCCGCGCTTGGTGTTTATGGAGCGTCCGTCATTACGGCGCTGACCGCGCAGAACACGCAAGGCGTCGCCGCCATCCATCACGTTCCGGCGCATTTCGTAACCGCGCAGATCGACGCGGTCTTCGGCGATCTCGATGTCGGAGCGCTCAAGATCGGGATGGTCGCCCAGGTCGCCGTGATCGATGCCATCGCAGCCGGCCTGTCGCGCTGGGCACCCGCTCATGTCGTGCTTGATCCGGTGATGGTCGCGACCTCGGGAGCGCATCTGCTGGAGTCCGATGCGATCGAGGCATTGCGCAGCATGCTTGTTCCGCGAGCGCAACTGTTGACGCCAAATCTTCCGGAGGCCGCAGTTCTGCTCGATGAACCCGTTGCCGGGGGAGAGACTGACATCGTGCGGCAGGGCCAGCGGCTGCTGGAACTCGGTTGTGCCGCGGTCTTGATCAAGGGCGGGCACATGCACGGCCCCGAGAGCATCGATTATCTTGTCACCCGCCAGGGAGCGATGACGTTCGCCGCCCCGCGTGCCGTCACCAGAAATACCCACGGCACCGGCTGTTCGCTGTCGTCAGCCATCGCCGCAGGTCTGGCCAAAGGCGACGGCATGGAAACCGCCGTGCGCGGAGCGAAGGCTTACGTCACGGCGGCGATCGCGGCCGGGGACCGGCTGAACATCGGTCGCGGCCACGGACCGATCCATCATTTTCACCAGTTCGAGCATTTTCGCTTCTGA
- a CDS encoding UDP-2,3-diacylglucosamine diphosphatase yields MGSYAMDDVKPDRRFRTLFISDVHLGASGSQADQLLDFLKYHDAATIYLVGDIVDGWALKSSWHWPQSHNDFVQKMLRKARKGATITYVPGNHDEFLRSYYGTHFGGIEVVENAIHTGVDGRRYLVIHGDIFDLVVQNARWLALLGDKAYDFAIRVNRLVNAFRRSFGFPYWSLSKWAKFKVKNAVNYIGAFEQTLASEAGRHGADGVICGHIHHATIRSEHGIRYMNCGDWVESCTALAEHEDGRFEIITWADPLPRSSPVLPVSARAA; encoded by the coding sequence ATGGGGAGCTATGCGATGGATGATGTCAAGCCGGATCGCCGGTTCCGGACTCTGTTCATCTCCGATGTTCATCTCGGCGCCAGCGGTTCTCAGGCTGATCAGCTTCTGGATTTTCTCAAGTATCACGATGCCGCCACGATCTATCTGGTCGGCGACATCGTCGATGGCTGGGCGCTGAAGTCGAGTTGGCACTGGCCGCAATCGCACAACGACTTCGTCCAGAAGATGCTGCGCAAGGCGCGCAAGGGCGCGACCATCACCTACGTGCCCGGGAATCATGATGAGTTCCTGAGGTCCTACTACGGAACGCATTTCGGCGGCATCGAGGTCGTCGAGAACGCGATCCACACCGGCGTTGACGGGCGGCGCTATCTCGTCATCCATGGCGATATCTTCGATCTGGTGGTTCAGAACGCGCGGTGGCTCGCCCTTCTCGGCGACAAGGCCTATGATTTCGCCATCCGTGTCAATCGCCTGGTCAACGCGTTCCGCCGCTCATTCGGATTCCCATACTGGTCGCTTTCGAAATGGGCGAAGTTCAAGGTGAAGAACGCGGTGAATTACATCGGCGCGTTCGAGCAGACGCTCGCCAGCGAGGCGGGGCGTCACGGCGCCGACGGCGTGATCTGCGGCCATATCCATCACGCCACGATTCGCAGCGAGCACGGCATCCGCTATATGAACTGCGGTGACTGGGTGGAGAGTTGCACCGCGCTTGCCGAACATGAGGACGGTCGGTTTGAGATCATCACATGGGCCGATCCGTTGCCCCGTTCGTCGCCTGTTTTGCCCGTAAGCGCGCGGGCGGCGTAG
- the dgcA gene encoding N-acetyl-D-Glu racemase DgcA codes for METLSNDVTTLRCRIERWPIAGSFRISRGAKTEAVVVVAEISRSGHTGRGECVPYARYGETPEGVLAAILGMQKPLAAGLDRRSLASAMPAGAARNALDCALCDLEAKCGGQRIWTLLNRPAPSPRSTAYTISLGSPEAMAAATARASRRPLLKIKLGGDGDPQRIAAVRKQARESELIVDANESWTPHNLERNLAACEAAGVTLVEQPLPAGNDEALARIRRPIAVCADESAHDRASLDSLRERYDAINIKLDKTGGLTEALAMADAARALRFEIMIGCMVATSLSMAPAMLIAQHARFVDLDGPLLLARDRDDGLRYDGSTVYPPDAALWG; via the coding sequence TTGGAAACATTGTCGAACGACGTAACCACGCTTCGGTGCCGCATCGAACGATGGCCGATCGCGGGGAGTTTCAGGATCAGCCGGGGTGCCAAGACCGAAGCGGTCGTGGTTGTCGCCGAAATCAGCCGGAGCGGCCATACCGGACGCGGAGAATGCGTTCCATATGCCCGTTATGGTGAAACGCCGGAGGGTGTTCTCGCTGCCATCCTCGGGATGCAGAAGCCTCTCGCCGCGGGCCTGGATCGTCGATCACTCGCATCCGCGATGCCTGCTGGCGCGGCGCGCAACGCCCTGGACTGTGCGCTGTGCGATCTGGAGGCCAAATGCGGCGGCCAGCGGATCTGGACACTCCTGAATCGTCCGGCGCCCTCCCCTCGCTCCACGGCCTACACGATCTCGCTCGGCTCGCCCGAAGCCATGGCGGCGGCGACCGCGCGAGCATCGCGTCGGCCTCTCCTCAAGATCAAACTCGGCGGCGACGGCGACCCCCAGCGCATCGCCGCCGTTCGCAAACAGGCTCGCGAATCAGAGTTGATCGTCGACGCCAACGAATCATGGACGCCTCATAATCTGGAGCGAAACCTCGCAGCCTGCGAGGCGGCGGGCGTCACGCTGGTCGAACAACCCCTTCCCGCAGGCAACGACGAAGCGCTGGCGCGCATTCGCAGACCGATCGCTGTCTGCGCCGATGAAAGCGCCCATGACCGTGCATCACTCGACAGTCTTCGCGAACGCTACGACGCCATCAACATCAAGCTCGATAAGACCGGCGGCCTGACCGAAGCGCTGGCCATGGCCGACGCGGCCCGAGCGCTGCGTTTCGAGATCATGATCGGCTGCATGGTCGCGACTTCGCTATCGATGGCGCCCGCCATGCTGATCGCGCAGCACGCCCGTTTCGTCGACCTCGATGGGCCGCTGCTGTTGGCTCGCGATCGTGACGACGGCCTCCGCTATGATGGCAGCACGGTCTATCCGCCAGACGCGGCGCTCTGGGGCTGA
- a CDS encoding Hpt domain-containing protein: MSFSCGQVAWMPSPPLVPENGPIDFDHLHRMTLGDDGLEREVLATFAGQAAELVVSLARLPPDAAMLAHKLKGSARAIGAIHVAAAAADLEIALRSGADPAEPRAMLNDAVGQACQAIRAILLRS, encoded by the coding sequence ATGTCGTTTTCTTGTGGACAGGTCGCCTGGATGCCTTCGCCACCGCTGGTTCCGGAGAATGGGCCGATCGATTTCGATCATCTCCACCGCATGACGCTCGGTGATGACGGCCTCGAACGGGAGGTCCTGGCGACGTTCGCCGGCCAGGCAGCCGAACTGGTCGTTTCGCTGGCGCGGCTTCCGCCTGATGCCGCCATGCTGGCGCATAAGCTCAAGGGGTCGGCGCGGGCGATCGGGGCCATTCACGTCGCCGCCGCCGCCGCCGATCTGGAAATCGCGCTCCGCAGCGGCGCCGATCCGGCGGAGCCGCGGGCGATGCTGAATGACGCCGTCGGTCAGGCCTGCCAGGCGATCCGCGCCATCCTGTTGCGATCCTGA
- a CDS encoding 2Fe-2S iron-sulfur cluster-binding protein — protein MTKINFVDHSGETRTVDVENGATVMEAAIRNAVPGIEAECGGACACATCHVYIDDAWTEKVGKPTPMEEDMLDFGYDVRPNSRLSCQIKVSDELEGLVVTVPERQA, from the coding sequence ATGACCAAGATCAACTTTGTCGACCATTCCGGCGAAACCCGCACTGTTGACGTCGAGAACGGCGCGACCGTCATGGAAGCCGCAATCCGTAACGCCGTTCCCGGCATCGAGGCCGAATGCGGCGGCGCCTGCGCCTGCGCCACCTGTCACGTCTATATCGACGACGCCTGGACCGAGAAGGTCGGCAAGCCGACGCCGATGGAAGAGGACATGCTCGACTTCGGCTACGACGTGCGGCCGAACTCGCGATTATCCTGCCAGATCAAGGTGAGCGACGAACTCGAAGGTCTCGTGGTGACCGTGCCGGAACGGCAGGCTTGA
- a CDS encoding NAD(P)/FAD-dependent oxidoreductase — protein MSEAIKTDVLIIGAGPCGLFAVFELGLLDMKVHLVDILDKIGGQCAELYPEKPIYDIPGIPLVTGQGLTEALLEQIKPFNPTFHLNEMVESIEKIGDPGFRVTTDAGQVFECKVVVVSAGGGSFQPKRPPVPGIEAYENISVFYAVRKMEQFRDKEILIVGGGDSALDWTLNLHPLAKRITLLHRRDEFRAAPHSVEQMRKLVADGTMDLKIGQVTALEGADGKLTGAQVKGSDNTTSTVSCDTMLPFFGLTMKLGPVANWGLHLENNLIPVETASFETNVPGIFAIGDINTYPGKLKLILSGFHEGALMAQKAHRYVYPDKRLVFQYTTSSSSLQKKLGVN, from the coding sequence ATGAGCGAAGCGATCAAGACGGATGTGCTGATTATCGGTGCGGGCCCCTGCGGACTGTTTGCCGTGTTCGAACTGGGGTTGCTCGACATGAAGGTGCATCTTGTCGACATCCTCGACAAGATCGGCGGGCAGTGCGCCGAGCTTTATCCGGAGAAGCCGATCTACGACATTCCCGGCATTCCGCTGGTGACCGGCCAAGGGCTCACCGAGGCTCTGCTGGAGCAGATCAAGCCGTTCAACCCGACCTTCCATCTCAACGAGATGGTGGAGAGCATCGAGAAAATCGGTGACCCCGGCTTCCGGGTCACCACCGACGCCGGCCAGGTGTTCGAGTGCAAGGTCGTCGTGGTGTCGGCGGGCGGCGGCTCGTTCCAGCCGAAGCGGCCGCCGGTGCCCGGCATCGAGGCCTATGAAAACATCTCCGTGTTCTATGCTGTGCGCAAGATGGAGCAGTTCCGCGACAAGGAGATTCTGATCGTCGGCGGCGGCGACTCCGCGCTCGACTGGACGCTCAATCTGCATCCTCTGGCGAAGCGCATCACGCTTTTGCACAGGCGCGACGAGTTTCGCGCAGCGCCGCACAGCGTCGAGCAGATGCGCAAGCTGGTCGCGGACGGCACGATGGATCTGAAGATCGGCCAGGTCACGGCGCTGGAAGGCGCGGACGGAAAACTCACCGGCGCGCAGGTGAAGGGCAGCGACAACACGACGTCGACGGTCAGTTGCGACACCATGCTGCCGTTCTTCGGCCTGACGATGAAGCTCGGTCCGGTGGCGAACTGGGGTCTGCATCTGGAGAACAATCTGATCCCGGTCGAGACAGCTTCGTTCGAAACCAACGTCCCCGGCATCTTCGCGATCGGCGACATCAACACCTATCCCGGTAAGCTGAAGCTGATCCTCTCCGGCTTCCACGAGGGCGCGCTGATGGCGCAGAAGGCGCATCGCTACGTTTATCCGGACAAGCGGTTGGTGTTCCAGTACACCACCTCGTCGTCGAGCCTGCAGAAGAAGCTCGGGGTGAACTGA
- a CDS encoding lysylphosphatidylglycerol synthase transmembrane domain-containing protein translates to MRRLLTALQRGFKERIGWKGLGVVASLVIIAFAITTLIHTLQGVDTAVILIALTEKSPYLIAMAALCVVGAFCTLTFYDFFAVRTIGKDHIPYRVAALAAFTSYTIGHNVGATVFTGGAIRFRIYSDYGLNAIDVAKICFISGLTFWLGNLFVLGIGMAWHPWAASAMDLLPPSVNRLIAFGCLAGITIYLAWIITGRNRRELGQNGWKVVLPSAPLTFVQILIGVVDLGFCALAMYLLMPAHPDIDFVSVAVVFILATLLGFASHAPGSLGVFDAAMLVALPQFGKEQMLATLLVFRILYFMIPFALAITIMGTRELWLNVVQPWQRRRKIKNGNSDVSNGNDAGTDPGSSNSESAPDEAASPKPHTARSAVTQD, encoded by the coding sequence ATGCGTCGGCTTCTGACCGCGCTGCAGCGCGGCTTCAAGGAAAGGATTGGCTGGAAAGGGCTTGGCGTCGTTGCGAGCCTCGTGATCATCGCTTTCGCGATCACGACCCTTATCCACACGCTCCAGGGTGTCGACACAGCTGTCATCCTGATCGCGCTGACGGAGAAGTCGCCCTATCTGATCGCCATGGCCGCGCTTTGCGTGGTCGGCGCGTTCTGCACCCTGACATTCTATGATTTCTTCGCGGTGCGGACGATCGGCAAGGATCATATCCCCTATCGCGTCGCGGCGCTGGCCGCCTTCACGAGCTACACCATCGGCCACAATGTCGGCGCGACGGTCTTTACCGGCGGCGCGATCCGGTTTCGGATCTATTCGGATTATGGGCTGAACGCCATCGACGTCGCGAAAATCTGCTTCATCTCCGGACTGACATTCTGGCTCGGCAACCTGTTCGTGCTCGGCATCGGCATGGCCTGGCACCCCTGGGCGGCGAGCGCGATGGACCTGCTGCCGCCATCCGTCAACCGCCTGATTGCGTTCGGCTGCCTCGCCGGCATCACCATCTATCTCGCCTGGATCATCACCGGCCGCAACCGCCGCGAACTCGGGCAGAACGGCTGGAAGGTCGTGCTGCCGTCGGCGCCGCTGACCTTCGTGCAGATCCTGATCGGAGTCGTCGATCTCGGATTTTGTGCATTGGCGATGTATCTGTTGATGCCCGCGCATCCGGACATCGATTTCGTGTCGGTGGCGGTCGTCTTCATTCTGGCCACCCTGCTCGGCTTCGCCAGCCATGCGCCGGGAAGCCTCGGCGTGTTCGACGCGGCAATGCTGGTGGCGCTGCCGCAGTTCGGCAAGGAGCAGATGCTGGCGACGCTGCTGGTCTTCCGGATTCTCTATTTCATGATCCCGTTCGCGCTTGCCATCACCATCATGGGCACGCGCGAGCTGTGGCTCAACGTGGTGCAGCCCTGGCAGCGCCGCCGCAAGATCAAAAACGGCAACAGCGACGTCAGCAATGGCAACGACGCCGGCACGGATCCCGGCAGCAGCAACAGTGAGAGCGCGCCGGATGAAGCGGCTTCGCCGAAGCCGCACACCGCCAGGTCGGCGGTCACGCAGGACTGA
- a CDS encoding SixA phosphatase family protein — protein MRRLLLLRHAKTERDSPSGSDRDRPLAARGRNDAAELGLWLAGDPSLRPDLVLISTAVRARETWDIVRQQFSDVTAQGPAEHLPELYGAEAVQLLAIIRSLGTDHERLMIVGHNPGLHELALRLIGGGDAKGRAALADNLPTSGLAVIDFAVENWECAAFGSGQLKRLVSPKLLKQA, from the coding sequence ATGCGCCGCCTTTTGCTGCTTCGCCACGCCAAAACCGAACGCGATTCGCCTAGCGGGAGCGATCGGGACCGCCCGCTCGCCGCGCGCGGCCGGAACGACGCCGCCGAACTCGGCCTCTGGCTTGCCGGAGACCCATCGCTGCGGCCGGATCTGGTGTTGATCTCGACCGCGGTGCGGGCGCGCGAGACCTGGGACATCGTTCGCCAGCAGTTTTCGGACGTAACGGCTCAGGGACCCGCCGAGCACCTGCCGGAGCTTTACGGCGCCGAGGCCGTGCAACTCCTGGCAATCATCCGTTCCCTCGGAACCGATCATGAGCGCCTGATGATCGTCGGGCACAATCCCGGTCTGCACGAACTCGCGCTTCGCCTGATCGGAGGCGGCGACGCAAAAGGACGCGCGGCACTCGCCGACAACCTGCCGACATCAGGTCTCGCGGTGATCGACTTTGCCGTCGAGAACTGGGAATGCGCCGCGTTCGGAAGTGGACAACTCAAAAGGCTCGTCAGCCCGAAGTTGCTGAAGCAAGCCTGA
- a CDS encoding IS5 family transposase (programmed frameshift) has protein sequence MARFDLTDFEWSVIQPLLPNKSRGVARVDDRRVLNGIFWRLRTGAPWADIPARYGPHTTCVNRFNRWRKAGVWDRILSAVSKAYDGDIQMIDSSSIRVHQHAANSKKQTRSRCMGRSRGGLTTKIHALVDACGLPIVLKITEGQAHDGRSAQDMIDTVERGDVLLADRAYDSNALRQTLAARGARANVKPMPNRVAALQFNRRLYRKRNLVERFFNKIKHYRAVATRYDKRDDNFLTSIKLASIRIWLRFNESMT, from the exons ATGGCACGTTTTGATCTGACGGATTTTGAATGGTCTGTGATCCAGCCGCTGTTGCCGAACAAGTCGCGCGGCGTTGCACGGGTGGATGATCGGCGGGTGCTGAACGGGATTTTCTGGCGGCTGCGCACCGGTGCGCCGTGGGCGGACATTCCAGCGCGCTACGGCCCGCACACCACTTGCGTGAACCGCTTCAACCGGTGGCGCAAGGCAGGCGTGTGGGATCGCATTCTGTCGGCTGTTTCAAAGGCTTACGATGGCGACATCCAAATGATCGATTCGTCGTCGATCCGCGTGCATCAACATGCGGCCAAC TCAAAAAAACAGACGCGATCCCGTTGCATGGGTCGCTCGCGCGGCGGGCTGACCACCAAAATCCACGCGCTGGTGGATGCCTGCGGCCTGCCGATCGTCCTCAAGATCACCGAAGGCCAGGCCCATGACGGGCGTAGCGCGCAGGACATGATCGACACCGTCGAACGCGGCGACGTGCTGCTGGCCGACCGGGCCTACGACTCCAACGCCCTGCGTCAAACGCTGGCCGCGCGCGGCGCGAGAGCCAATGTGAAGCCGATGCCAAATCGCGTTGCGGCCTTGCAGTTCAACAGACGGCTCTATCGCAAGCGCAATCTGGTCGAACGCTTCTTCAACAAGATCAAGCACTATCGCGCCGTCGCCACCAGATATGACAAACGTGACGACAACTTCCTCACCTCCATCAAGCTCGCCTCAATCCGCATCTGGTTGCGATTTAATGAGTCGATGACCTAG